The following proteins come from a genomic window of Rhodoligotrophos sp. CJ14:
- the cobA gene encoding uroporphyrinogen-III C-methyltransferase: MIGRMMEDLPGLMPLFQPGTVWLCGAGPGDPGHLTLYVISALRQADVIVHDALIDPRVLDFARPEAERIFAGKRGGKPSIAQDEICDTLVSLARRNLRVLRLKGGDPFVFGRGGEEMLALAEAGVPFKVFPGITSGLGGLAMASIPATMRGINQAVILATGQSADHHTGLDWIALARLNLPVILYMAVRALPRIADQLIAGGMAPETPTAVIENATLPDERILISRLDRVATDLQHSAFGPPALVVIGEVVRLREQLRRLAFQAAREAV; this comes from the coding sequence ATGATCGGCAGGATGATGGAAGACCTTCCCGGGCTCATGCCGCTGTTCCAGCCGGGCACGGTTTGGCTGTGCGGCGCAGGTCCCGGTGATCCCGGCCATCTCACCCTCTATGTAATCTCGGCGTTGCGGCAGGCGGATGTGATCGTGCATGACGCGCTGATTGATCCGCGCGTTCTCGATTTTGCGCGGCCTGAGGCCGAGCGCATCTTTGCGGGAAAGCGCGGCGGCAAGCCTTCGATTGCACAGGATGAGATCTGCGATACCCTGGTGAGCCTCGCCCGCCGGAACTTGCGGGTCCTGCGCCTCAAGGGTGGCGATCCCTTTGTCTTCGGCCGCGGCGGCGAGGAGATGCTGGCGCTTGCGGAAGCGGGTGTGCCCTTCAAGGTCTTTCCTGGCATAACCTCAGGCCTTGGCGGTCTCGCCATGGCCTCGATCCCTGCCACCATGCGCGGCATCAATCAGGCGGTGATCCTTGCAACCGGTCAGAGCGCCGATCATCACACCGGGCTCGATTGGATAGCACTCGCCAGGCTCAACCTCCCCGTCATTCTCTACATGGCCGTCCGTGCGCTGCCCCGCATTGCCGATCAGCTGATTGCGGGTGGCATGGCCCCGGAAACCCCCACTGCGGTGATTGAGAACGCAACCTTGCCGGACGAGCGGATTCTTATCTCGCGCCTCGACAGGGTGGCGACCGATCTCCAACATTCAGCCTTTGGCCCACCGGCTCTGGTGGTGATTGGCGAAGTGGTCCGGCTGCGCGAGCAGCTGCGCCGGCTTGCCTTCCAAGCAGCGCGCGAGGCGGTGTGA
- a CDS encoding cobyrinate a,c-diamide synthase, whose protein sequence is MVDAHPRGLMLAAPRSGAGKTTVTLALLAALKRRGLDIRSAKTGPDYIDPAFHSAATGRPTYNFDSWAMPLGLLDRLAAQTAETADLFVVEAAMGLFDRIEGPVGRRGAPADIAARYQLPVLLVLDVSGQAHSAAAIARGFANHQPDVRIGGVIINRFGSERHLRMVKGAIEEIGLPVLGAMPRDPTLAVKERHLGLVQIDEHPDAPALLTRFAEIGEAHLDLDRIIALAGANITSEMSESQRPLTPPGQRIALARDMAFTFLYAHIVDGWRAQGAELVPFSPLANEAPPDDCDICWLPGGYPELHAGRLASAEHFKAGLRRFAATRPVHGECGGYMILGESLVDGEGTIHAMVGLLGHSTSYAKRRLHLGYRRAKLLRPSPLGESGTLLRGHEFHYASVIAPGEDEPLAELSDGEGKPLGAGGHRRGNVSGTFFHVIALEG, encoded by the coding sequence ATGGTGGATGCGCATCCGCGCGGCCTGATGCTGGCCGCCCCTCGTTCGGGCGCGGGCAAGACCACGGTCACTCTGGCCCTTCTCGCAGCGCTCAAGCGCCGCGGCCTCGATATACGCTCAGCCAAGACCGGCCCCGACTATATCGATCCCGCCTTTCATAGCGCCGCCACCGGGCGACCCACCTATAATTTCGACAGCTGGGCCATGCCCTTGGGCCTGCTCGACAGGCTGGCAGCCCAAACGGCCGAGACCGCCGACCTGTTCGTGGTCGAGGCCGCCATGGGCCTGTTCGATCGTATTGAAGGCCCCGTGGGCCGTCGCGGCGCACCGGCGGATATTGCCGCACGATATCAGCTGCCGGTTCTGCTGGTTCTGGACGTGTCCGGACAAGCCCATTCGGCAGCGGCAATCGCCCGCGGCTTTGCCAATCACCAGCCGGACGTGCGGATCGGCGGCGTGATCATCAACCGCTTCGGCAGCGAGCGCCATCTCCGTATGGTAAAGGGTGCGATCGAGGAGATCGGCCTGCCCGTCCTCGGCGCCATGCCCCGCGATCCAACCCTGGCGGTGAAGGAACGCCATCTCGGCCTTGTCCAGATCGATGAACATCCCGACGCCCCGGCGCTTCTCACGCGCTTTGCGGAAATCGGCGAAGCCCATCTCGACCTTGACCGCATCATTGCGCTTGCCGGTGCGAACATCACCAGCGAGATGAGCGAAAGCCAACGCCCGCTTACCCCACCTGGCCAGCGCATCGCGCTTGCCCGCGATATGGCCTTTACCTTTCTCTATGCCCATATCGTTGATGGCTGGCGGGCGCAGGGGGCCGAGCTTGTGCCCTTCTCACCCCTGGCCAATGAAGCGCCCCCCGATGACTGCGATATCTGCTGGCTGCCCGGCGGCTATCCTGAGCTCCATGCGGGCAGGCTGGCGAGCGCCGAACACTTCAAGGCAGGCCTTAGGCGCTTTGCCGCAACGCGCCCGGTTCATGGCGAATGTGGTGGCTACATGATTCTGGGCGAGAGCCTGGTTGATGGCGAAGGAACCATCCATGCCATGGTCGGCCTGCTCGGGCATTCCACCAGCTATGCCAAGCGACGGCTCCATCTCGGCTATCGCCGCGCCAAGCTGCTGCGCCCGTCGCCCTTGGGCGAGAGTGGCACCCTCCTTCGCGGCCACGAATTCCATTATGCGAGTGTGATCGCACCGGGCGAGGATGAACCGCTCGCCGAGCTCAGCGACGGTGAAGGCAAGCCCCTCGGAGCCGGCGGCCATCGCCGCGGCAATGTCTCAGGCACCTTCTTCCATGTTATAGCACTGGAAGGGTGA
- a CDS encoding glycosyltransferase, producing the protein MTLLETISLIPIAGGSVFSLLCVLATMRFLATWRPPADGFTPPVSILKPVYGLDRELEGNLLSFCAQDYPDYQLVISVQRLDDPALPLLRRIADAHPARVTLVVRESEPTVNGKIQNIANGLEAARHDILIISDADVRVGPDYLRTIVAPLADPKIGYSCTLYRTADARNVPEKLELLSMNADFVPSLIFTHWTKSAVFCLGATVAARRADIDATGGIASLAEYLVEDQEMGRRLTAYGKHMAFIPMSVDIIPDYPTFQSWWTHQVYWDQNTKAANPIGFALTVLTRAIPFAVMFTCLTGFTAMGWAVLFATLAIRIVSCAAIARMLGDREVMGALWLMPLRDCLGLMSWAAALMKRTFIWRGHRFTLDRHGRISRIRDKPATGSTSGVGLR; encoded by the coding sequence ATGACGCTGCTTGAGACGATTTCGCTGATCCCGATTGCCGGAGGCTCCGTCTTTTCCCTGCTCTGCGTGCTGGCAACCATGCGCTTTCTCGCAACATGGCGCCCCCCCGCTGACGGCTTCACCCCGCCCGTTTCCATTCTCAAGCCGGTCTATGGGCTCGACCGCGAGCTCGAGGGCAATCTCCTGAGCTTCTGCGCGCAGGATTATCCCGATTATCAGCTGGTGATCTCGGTGCAGCGCCTCGACGACCCTGCCCTGCCCCTCTTGCGCCGGATTGCCGATGCCCATCCCGCCCGGGTGACCTTGGTGGTGCGCGAGAGCGAGCCCACGGTCAATGGCAAGATCCAGAATATTGCGAATGGGCTGGAGGCTGCGCGCCACGACATTCTGATCATCAGCGATGCGGACGTGCGCGTGGGCCCGGATTATCTTCGCACCATCGTGGCTCCCCTCGCCGACCCGAAGATCGGCTATTCCTGCACCCTCTATCGCACGGCGGATGCGCGCAACGTTCCGGAAAAGCTGGAGCTGCTCAGCATGAATGCCGATTTCGTGCCGAGCCTCATCTTCACCCATTGGACCAAATCGGCCGTCTTCTGCCTCGGTGCGACGGTTGCGGCGCGACGCGCCGATATCGATGCAACCGGCGGCATCGCCTCCCTCGCCGAATATCTGGTGGAAGATCAGGAGATGGGCCGCCGTCTGACCGCCTATGGAAAGCACATGGCATTTATCCCCATGAGCGTCGACATCATTCCCGATTATCCGACCTTCCAGAGCTGGTGGACCCACCAGGTCTATTGGGATCAGAACACCAAGGCTGCCAATCCCATAGGTTTTGCGCTGACGGTCCTCACGCGCGCCATTCCCTTCGCGGTGATGTTCACGTGCCTCACGGGCTTTACGGCCATGGGCTGGGCCGTTCTCTTCGCTACCCTCGCGATTCGCATCGTAAGTTGCGCCGCCATCGCCAGAATGCTCGGGGATCGCGAGGTGATGGGCGCCCTGTGGCTGATGCCCCTGCGCGATTGCTTGGGCCTCATGTCCTGGGCCGCGGCGCTGATGAAGCGCACCTTCATCTGGCGCGGTCACCGCTTCACCCTCGACCGTCACGGCCGCATCTCGCGCATTCGCGATAAGCCCGCCACCGGCTCCACCTCAGGCGTGGGCTTGAGATGA
- the hpnK gene encoding hopanoid biosynthesis-associated protein HpnK, whose translation MRPVIITADDFGFSEEINEAVEQAHREGVLGAASLMVTGPAAADAIARARRLPSLRVGLHLVLVQGVPVSPPETISALVDDRGRFHDNLAKAGLLWFFHPDARRQLRREIRAQLETFTRTGLPLDHVNGHNHMQVHPTLFRELVRQLEHYPGTGLRLPREPWSIASDDSSLLTRLISMLRWSVMAPCLAVMRQHLLRNSISHNEWLLGIKDSGHLDEETLLSLLDRLPSGVSEIHCHPAMRRTAAIAEAMPGYDNEAELAALISPAVRERLSAYGLRVRGFSDNRD comes from the coding sequence ATGCGCCCAGTCATCATCACCGCCGATGATTTCGGATTTAGCGAGGAAATCAACGAGGCTGTCGAGCAGGCTCACCGGGAGGGCGTGCTCGGGGCGGCAAGCCTCATGGTGACGGGCCCTGCCGCGGCCGATGCGATCGCCCGCGCCCGCCGGCTGCCAAGCCTGCGCGTGGGTCTTCACCTCGTACTCGTCCAGGGGGTTCCTGTCTCGCCGCCCGAAACGATTTCGGCTCTCGTCGATGATCGCGGCCGCTTTCATGACAATCTGGCCAAGGCCGGCCTCCTCTGGTTCTTCCATCCTGACGCGCGCCGGCAGTTGCGGCGGGAGATCCGCGCCCAGCTCGAAACCTTCACGAGGACGGGCCTGCCCCTCGATCACGTCAATGGCCACAATCATATGCAGGTGCATCCGACCCTGTTCAGAGAGCTTGTGCGGCAGCTCGAGCATTATCCAGGCACGGGCCTGCGCTTGCCCCGGGAGCCGTGGTCGATTGCGTCGGATGATTCGTCTTTGCTGACACGCTTGATCAGCATGCTGAGATGGTCGGTCATGGCGCCCTGTCTCGCTGTAATGCGGCAGCACTTGTTGCGGAATAGCATCAGTCATAATGAATGGTTACTGGGGATCAAGGATAGTGGCCATCTGGACGAGGAGACCTTGCTGAGCCTGCTTGACAGATTGCCGAGTGGGGTGTCAGAGATCCACTGTCATCCAGCAATGCGCCGTACGGCTGCGATTGCAGAAGCGATGCCAGGCTATGACAACGAGGCGGAGCTTGCCGCGTTGATAAGCCCGGCAGTTCGCGAGCGATTGTCAGCCTATGGTCTGCGGGTTCGGGGGTTTTCGGATAATCGGGACTGA
- a CDS encoding ABC transporter substrate-binding protein translates to MYRYFLTRTATAVALALVLPVTSVSMTVLAPATAQAASAAEALIDNFHSGLLNTMKQASSLGYSGRFKRIEPLVKRTFALQTMMQVIVGPEWNGLSAADRGALMDTFGDWVVANYASRFNGWDGESFVTTGTTDGGRNTVVVQTEIRPQNVKLGYRVLNGKVVDVYLSGSVSQLAQWRSEFAAVLKQQGAKGLVAKLRSSENQLAK, encoded by the coding sequence GTGTATCGCTATTTCCTAACTCGTACCGCCACCGCGGTTGCGCTGGCCCTTGTTCTGCCTGTCACCAGCGTTTCAATGACGGTGCTCGCACCGGCCACAGCCCAGGCGGCATCGGCCGCTGAGGCGTTGATCGATAATTTTCATTCCGGTCTGCTCAACACCATGAAGCAGGCCTCGAGCCTTGGCTATTCCGGGCGCTTCAAGCGTATCGAGCCTCTCGTCAAGCGCACTTTCGCTTTGCAGACGATGATGCAAGTCATCGTCGGGCCTGAGTGGAACGGCCTCAGCGCTGCCGATCGCGGGGCGCTGATGGATACGTTCGGCGATTGGGTCGTGGCGAATTATGCCAGCCGGTTCAACGGGTGGGACGGCGAGAGCTTCGTTACGACCGGCACCACGGATGGCGGACGCAATACGGTTGTCGTGCAAACCGAAATCCGGCCGCAGAATGTAAAGCTCGGCTATCGGGTGCTCAACGGCAAGGTCGTCGATGTCTATCTCAGCGGCTCGGTAAGCCAGCTGGCTCAGTGGCGTTCCGAATTCGCCGCGGTGCTCAAGCAGCAGGGCGCGAAAGGTCTCGTGGCGAAGCTCCGATCGAGCGAGAACCAGCTCGCCAAATAA
- a CDS encoding lysylphosphatidylglycerol synthase domain-containing protein translates to MRLFTAAALIAGIALLLWLLHETDLDQALAIVTRIGWGGAALVILIFALGFLFEVIAWALTFPRPLDAVWIIRLWCVNMVGEALSVVMPFGALGGEPFKAMLLNRHYGVPYGESAASLLIVQTMFALVQAPFVLVGLVLALQSNLLSPAVETAMTIAAIGLALFMGLMLIAIHRRWLKALTDRLQHSSRAGYLSAAIAGLEEVEQRIFGFMRQDPRRFAAASVGFFLNWLMGAAEVWAILALIGHPLSFWDCWIIEAAIVLIRSATFFVPAHIGSLEAATVYVTAALTGSPDIGLALALIRRARELFWSAIGLAIGSWYGWRRTPAPDAC, encoded by the coding sequence ATGAGGCTCTTCACTGCAGCCGCGCTGATCGCCGGTATCGCCCTCCTGCTCTGGCTGTTGCATGAGACCGATCTCGATCAGGCCCTAGCCATCGTGACCCGCATCGGCTGGGGCGGAGCGGCACTGGTGATCCTCATCTTCGCGCTGGGCTTTCTGTTCGAGGTGATCGCCTGGGCCCTGACCTTCCCGCGGCCGCTGGACGCCGTGTGGATCATCCGCCTTTGGTGCGTGAACATGGTCGGCGAGGCCTTGAGTGTCGTCATGCCCTTTGGTGCTCTGGGCGGGGAGCCCTTCAAGGCCATGCTGCTCAATCGGCATTACGGTGTCCCCTATGGCGAGAGCGCCGCATCCCTGCTGATCGTGCAGACCATGTTTGCATTGGTCCAGGCCCCGTTCGTGCTCGTCGGGCTGGTGCTCGCGCTCCAATCGAATTTGCTCAGCCCCGCCGTTGAAACGGCCATGACCATCGCCGCCATTGGTCTTGCCCTGTTCATGGGGCTCATGCTCATCGCCATTCATCGCCGTTGGCTGAAGGCCTTGACGGACCGGCTGCAGCATTCGTCCAGGGCAGGTTACCTCTCCGCCGCGATCGCCGGCCTCGAAGAGGTGGAGCAGCGCATCTTCGGCTTCATGCGGCAGGACCCCCGCCGCTTTGCTGCAGCCTCAGTCGGATTTTTCCTGAACTGGCTGATGGGAGCGGCCGAAGTATGGGCTATTCTCGCCCTGATCGGCCATCCCCTGAGCTTCTGGGACTGCTGGATCATCGAGGCCGCCATCGTGCTGATTCGCTCGGCGACCTTCTTCGTCCCCGCCCATATCGGCTCGCTGGAGGCGGCGACCGTCTATGTCACCGCCGCGCTCACCGGCTCGCCTGATATCGGTCTTGCCCTCGCCCTGATCCGACGAGCCCGCGAGCTGTTCTGGTCGGCCATAGGTCTTGCCATCGGCAGCTGGTATGGTTGGCGCCGTACACCCGCGCCGGACGCCTGCTGA
- a CDS encoding MMPL family transporter, with the protein MRMSMNHPWSVITTAVVICCLLAAYAYNTLGINVDTNDLFSRDAPFLQAEDRFSKLFPGEADQILVVVDGPSKMKADQAADQLVAKLQPRNDLVLSIQQPGGGEFFRRNGLLYLTTEQLNGFVDQLTKAQPILGTLSANPSLVGLLDVISLIFQGASMGEKGVDQSHNFLTQVATGIENGVAGKPAALDWSALLGGSLGSAMAPRAFILVHPKLDTHQLTPGKPASDLIRSTARELGLTPDKGYTVRLTGSVPLSDEEFATVEHGSWVAITLSVLLVALILTLALRSWKLIISALFTLGMGFLATMGWATIAVGELNLISIGFTVMFVGIAIDFGIQFCMRLREERYLVQEFRGSMDETAKLLARPLLLAAVATAAGFFSFLPTSYRGVAELGVIAGGGILIAFILTVTLLPALLTLLQPGPEQAPVGFERLRPLGNTLVAVRKPVLLASAALSIAALVGLFMLRFDFDPLHLKDPNSESMATLMSLASDPWTTPYTLNVLANNPDEVRAKSEKLAALPEVREVMSVFSFIPQDQDRKLETLQNLGMMLGPAMMAQPPASPPSVEDIKGAIDGTSAQIQSYLDAGETKEPIKGDAERLVAALSKLSAINDPARLQAISAEMVAGFGQARALMAEVMQPRPVSLETLPESLRSSWISADGQYRLQVFPKGNVQDPQQLLKFVDAVRTVEPNATGMPITIYESSGLVINAFITAAILAAITITILLWLTLRRMGDVIRTLAPLFIAALWTLGLSGLIGMELNFANIIGLPLLLGLGVTFPIYLVHSWRHGEDNLLAAPVTRAVLFSALTTLASFGSLALSSHPGTSQLGVLLSIALGLMLVSTFIFLPALLGKSPPPAEQAGPGK; encoded by the coding sequence GTGCGGATGAGCATGAATCATCCCTGGTCGGTCATCACGACCGCGGTTGTGATATGCTGCCTTCTTGCAGCATATGCGTATAACACGCTCGGCATCAACGTCGACACCAACGACCTGTTCTCGCGGGATGCCCCCTTCCTCCAGGCGGAGGATCGCTTCAGCAAGCTCTTCCCGGGCGAGGCCGACCAGATTCTGGTGGTCGTTGACGGCCCGAGCAAGATGAAGGCGGATCAGGCCGCCGACCAGCTTGTCGCGAAGCTTCAGCCACGCAATGACCTCGTCCTGTCCATTCAGCAGCCGGGCGGTGGTGAGTTTTTCCGCCGCAATGGCCTACTCTACCTCACGACTGAGCAGCTGAACGGTTTCGTCGACCAGCTCACCAAGGCACAGCCCATCCTCGGCACATTGAGCGCGAACCCGTCTTTGGTGGGCCTGCTCGATGTGATCTCCCTGATCTTCCAGGGGGCGAGCATGGGTGAGAAGGGGGTTGATCAATCCCACAACTTCCTCACCCAGGTTGCGACGGGCATAGAGAATGGCGTCGCCGGCAAGCCGGCCGCCCTCGACTGGAGCGCCCTCCTCGGCGGCTCACTCGGCTCGGCCATGGCGCCGCGCGCCTTCATTCTGGTCCATCCCAAGCTTGACACCCATCAGCTGACCCCCGGCAAGCCCGCATCCGACCTCATCCGGTCGACCGCCCGCGAGCTCGGCCTGACCCCGGATAAGGGCTATACAGTCCGTTTGACCGGTTCCGTGCCCCTGTCGGACGAGGAATTTGCAACCGTCGAGCATGGCTCCTGGGTGGCGATCACCTTGTCCGTACTGCTGGTTGCCCTGATCCTGACCCTGGCGCTGCGGTCATGGAAGCTCATCATATCGGCCCTCTTCACCCTGGGCATGGGCTTCCTCGCCACTATGGGCTGGGCGACGATCGCCGTTGGCGAACTCAATCTGATCTCGATCGGCTTTACCGTCATGTTTGTCGGCATCGCCATCGATTTCGGCATTCAGTTCTGCATGCGCCTCAGAGAGGAACGTTACCTCGTCCAGGAGTTCCGCGGCTCGATGGACGAGACCGCCAAATTGCTGGCGCGACCGCTGCTCCTGGCAGCCGTCGCCACCGCTGCTGGCTTCTTCTCCTTCCTGCCCACGTCCTATCGTGGTGTCGCTGAGCTCGGCGTCATCGCCGGCGGTGGCATCCTGATTGCGTTCATTCTCACCGTCACCCTGCTCCCCGCTCTTCTCACGCTCCTCCAGCCCGGTCCGGAACAGGCGCCCGTGGGCTTCGAGCGCCTGCGGCCGCTCGGAAACACCCTTGTGGCTGTGCGCAAGCCGGTGCTTCTCGCCTCCGCCGCCCTGTCCATCGCGGCGCTGGTTGGCTTGTTCATGCTGCGCTTCGATTTCGATCCTTTGCACCTGAAGGATCCGAACTCGGAAAGCATGGCGACCCTCATGAGCCTTGCGAGCGATCCCTGGACGACGCCTTATACGCTCAATGTCCTGGCCAACAACCCTGATGAGGTTCGCGCCAAATCTGAAAAGCTCGCGGCTCTGCCTGAAGTGCGGGAGGTCATGAGCGTCTTCTCCTTCATTCCGCAGGATCAGGACCGCAAGCTCGAGACGCTGCAGAACCTGGGCATGATGCTTGGCCCCGCCATGATGGCGCAGCCGCCCGCGTCACCCCCCTCGGTTGAGGACATCAAGGGCGCCATTGACGGCACCTCCGCCCAAATCCAAAGCTATCTCGATGCGGGTGAGACGAAGGAGCCGATCAAGGGCGATGCCGAGCGGTTGGTTGCGGCCCTGAGCAAGCTCTCGGCCATCAACGACCCCGCGCGCCTTCAGGCGATCTCCGCCGAGATGGTGGCGGGCTTTGGCCAGGCACGCGCGCTCATGGCTGAGGTGATGCAGCCGCGACCAGTCTCCCTGGAGACGCTGCCGGAGAGCCTGCGCAGCAGCTGGATCTCGGCCGATGGCCAGTACCGGCTGCAGGTCTTTCCCAAGGGAAATGTTCAGGATCCGCAGCAGCTGCTCAAATTCGTCGACGCGGTTCGCACGGTTGAGCCCAACGCGACCGGCATGCCGATCACGATCTACGAATCGAGCGGCCTCGTGATCAACGCTTTCATCACCGCCGCCATTCTCGCAGCGATCACCATCACCATTCTCCTCTGGCTGACCTTGCGCCGGATGGGCGATGTCATCCGCACGCTTGCGCCATTGTTCATCGCCGCCCTCTGGACGCTGGGGCTGAGCGGCCTCATCGGCATGGAGCTGAATTTCGCCAATATCATCGGCCTGCCGCTGCTGCTTGGGCTTGGCGTGACCTTTCCAATCTATCTCGTGCATTCCTGGCGGCACGGTGAGGATAATCTTCTCGCCGCGCCGGTCACGCGCGCCGTTCTATTCAGTGCGCTGACCACCCTTGCCTCCTTCGGAAGCCTTGCTCTGTCATCCCATCCCGGCACCTCGCAGCTCGGCGTGCTGTTGAGCATCGCCCTGGGCCTGATGCTGGTTTCCACCTTCATTTTCTTGCCCGCGCTGCTGGGCAAATCTCCACCGCCTGCCGAACAGGCGGGACCGGGCAAATAA
- a CDS encoding phytanoyl-CoA dioxygenase family protein, which translates to MLHTSLSSNGIPLPTTAQYVGYLAETSAQSAAEGVAKRQFAQDGYLLMRDIIDREKVLDIREAYLRMFGETFVKNGDYRRGEFSGVAPEALPRHGFPGHPAHAFVRSEIFLNFVDSPEFRKLAEDLLGGPVERVRRTPLRHFIKGQKAASRAHIDRTYIDSRKDDFVTLWIPLGDCPVEAGGLVYLEGSHEDGSMEAIKEVAKTGAVPTDRPDDSRPITHDLRWMSDVTRKRWLMTNYGAGDVIAHSPVIVHASLDSASDLMRISTDVRFIRAGAPCDPRWQQDWSADDGH; encoded by the coding sequence ATGTTACACACTTCGCTCTCATCCAACGGCATCCCCCTCCCGACCACAGCGCAGTATGTGGGCTATCTCGCGGAGACTTCTGCACAGTCGGCTGCTGAGGGCGTGGCTAAGCGTCAATTCGCGCAAGACGGCTATTTGCTGATGCGCGATATTATCGACCGTGAGAAGGTTCTCGATATTCGCGAGGCCTATCTCAGGATGTTCGGCGAAACCTTCGTCAAGAACGGCGATTACCGTCGTGGGGAATTCTCGGGTGTCGCGCCCGAGGCCTTGCCCAGGCACGGCTTTCCCGGGCATCCAGCCCATGCTTTCGTTCGCAGTGAGATTTTTCTCAATTTTGTCGACAGCCCCGAATTCCGCAAGCTCGCCGAGGATCTGCTCGGCGGTCCGGTGGAGCGCGTGCGTCGCACCCCCCTTCGCCATTTCATCAAAGGCCAGAAGGCGGCCTCCCGCGCCCATATTGACCGCACTTATATCGACAGCCGAAAAGACGACTTCGTGACCCTCTGGATTCCGCTGGGCGATTGCCCGGTCGAAGCCGGCGGCTTGGTCTATCTCGAGGGATCCCATGAGGATGGATCCATGGAGGCAATCAAGGAAGTTGCGAAGACCGGGGCGGTCCCGACCGATCGGCCAGACGACTCCCGCCCGATCACCCATGATCTGCGGTGGATGTCCGATGTCACCCGGAAGCGCTGGCTCATGACGAACTACGGGGCCGGCGACGTAATCGCGCACTCTCCGGTTATTGTGCACGCTTCACTTGACTCTGCCTCAGATCTGATGCGGATCTCCACGGATGTGCGTTTCATCCGTGCTGGCGCGCCCTGTGACCCTCGTTGGCAACAGGATTGGTCAGCAGACGACGGTCATTAA
- the hpnA gene encoding hopanoid-associated sugar epimerase: MARIALVTGATGFVGSAVARKLVERGWSVRLLARPQSDRRNLQGIDAEIIEGNLRDPASYAQGLRGVEDVFHVAADYRLWVPDPEIMYQTNVEGSVALARAATAAGASRIVYTSSVAVLGLKGDGTVSDEDSPVTVNDMIGHYKRSKFLAEQAVRKAASAEDLPLVVVNPSTPIGPRDIKPTPTGRIIVQAALGKIPAFVDTGLNVVHVDDVAEGHLLAHAKGRIGERYILGGENMGLEQILATVDELQGRRTKRVKLPHGAVLPLAYGAEFGARLLKGSEPFVTVDGVRMARKKMFFSHAKASRELGYHPRPAREAIVDAVEWFRKAGMI; this comes from the coding sequence ATGGCGCGCATCGCCCTGGTGACCGGTGCGACGGGATTTGTGGGGTCGGCCGTGGCGCGCAAGCTCGTCGAACGAGGCTGGAGCGTGCGTCTGCTGGCGCGACCGCAATCGGACCGCCGGAACCTTCAAGGCATCGATGCGGAGATCATCGAAGGCAATCTGCGGGACCCCGCCAGCTATGCACAAGGCTTGCGCGGGGTCGAGGATGTCTTCCACGTTGCAGCGGATTACCGGCTCTGGGTTCCGGATCCGGAGATCATGTATCAGACGAATGTGGAAGGGTCGGTCGCGCTGGCCCGTGCCGCGACAGCCGCAGGCGCCTCGCGCATCGTCTATACCAGCAGTGTCGCCGTTCTCGGCCTCAAGGGCGATGGCACCGTGTCGGATGAGGACTCACCGGTCACCGTCAATGATATGATCGGCCATTACAAGCGCTCCAAGTTCCTGGCCGAACAGGCGGTGCGCAAGGCGGCCAGCGCCGAAGACCTGCCGCTTGTGGTCGTCAATCCGTCAACACCGATCGGTCCGCGCGATATCAAGCCGACGCCCACGGGCCGCATCATCGTCCAGGCCGCGCTCGGCAAGATCCCCGCCTTCGTGGATACGGGTCTCAATGTCGTCCATGTGGATGATGTGGCGGAAGGCCATCTCCTGGCCCATGCCAAGGGACGGATAGGCGAGCGCTATATTCTGGGCGGGGAGAATATGGGGCTCGAGCAGATCCTCGCGACGGTGGACGAATTGCAGGGGCGCCGCACGAAACGGGTGAAGCTGCCGCACGGGGCGGTGCTGCCATTGGCCTATGGCGCAGAATTTGGTGCTCGACTGCTCAAAGGCTCCGAGCCATTCGTGACGGTGGATGGTGTCCGGATGGCGCGCAAGAAGATGTTCTTCAGTCATGCCAAAGCCAGCCGCGAGCTCGGCTATCATCCGAGGCCCGCACGAGAAGCGATCGTCGATGCCGTCGAGTGGTTCCGCAAGGCCGGCATGATTTAG